A portion of the Dehalococcoidia bacterium genome contains these proteins:
- a CDS encoding Rdx family protein yields the protein MRAAWMVGELFNIFQDTIGAVRLVPGGGGVFEVKVNGKLVFSKKQVGRFPELNELVQALNDALEAQEKG from the coding sequence TTGCGCGCCGCCTGGATGGTGGGCGAGTTGTTCAACATCTTCCAGGACACCATCGGTGCAGTGCGCCTGGTGCCCGGGGGCGGGGGCGTCTTTGAGGTGAAGGTCAACGGCAAACTGGTGTTCTCCAAGAAGCAAGTCGGGCGCTTCCCCGAACTCAACGAACTGGTGCAGGCCCTCAACGACGCCCTGGAGG